The genome window GATTCGATCCGGCTCTTAGTTGGTATCCATGTATTAGGATACGTGGCCTTGGAGTCACCGGGCGACTgtcagagagagaaagagagcgtTTAGTAATGATGATAAACTTTGATGCTTAGCCATCTTATTTTGTTGATGGGATGGAGTCATAGTGGAAGTAGTTTTTCATTTGTTGTAGCTCCACACCTTAGTGGTTGTATCGCATAGAGTAATACACATCCTGGTAAAATCACATATGAAGTCCACatttttagtgtttttttttttgttcgaGTTGTTTCTGTAATTCGGCCACCTGATTCAAGTTATGCATACCCAATCAAATCAGGTAAAGTATTTCGGTGTTTCAGCCACTCGGGCTGGAGTTAGCTTAAAATTCAGAATTTCCGGTAATCTTGGTCAAGTCCTCATAGTAGCAAGCCAGTtgacaaatattacatgagGTATTTGATGGGACTGTGGAGAATAGAGCACGGAGTATGATTCATCCTATTAAAAAACTACTATTCCTTTTCCCAAGGGGAAAAACACTTTAAGAACTCAATAACTGATTGTGCTTAATGGTGTAAATTAATTCAATAACCTAAGACTTTTTGGTTCTTGATCTTTCCTGTCTGGTTTTTTTGGAAGCCTTGTTGTAATTAGACTACCATGCTATTTTTTCAGGCTTTTGCATTTCAGTCAGCAACTAAGGCCAAGCGTCTACAAGCTCGATCGGCAGAGATTGAACAACGACGTCTTCATGTGCCAATTATGGACCGTTCAATTGGTGAAcctcctccttttgttgttgtagttCAAGGACCTCCACGGGTATGCTCTTTAAATTTGCACAAATGATGGTTGTGTCTTGTCTTGTCTCTTATCATTGCTTCACTTCAAATTTATCAGGTGGGGAAGTCGTTGTTGATAAAATGTCTAGTAAAACACTACACCAAACAAAACCTGTCTGAAGTCTGTGGTCCCATCACTGTTGTATCAGGTTAATGTACATAAAAAATCAACTCATGTTTAAAATATGCCAAATTGTTGTGAAGATGTTAAGCTTATTATTCTATATGTTTGTTTGTTGCGTGCAGGTAAAAGCAGGAGGGTACAGTTCTTGGAGTGTCCAAATGATATTAACGGAATGATTGATGCTGCTAAAATAGCTGATCTCgctttattgctcattgatgGAAGCTATGGATTTGAAATGGTATGTTGTCAGATCCACTattttcacaaatattaaaatCTTAATATGTATCTCTGTTAAGTTGTTTAGCAAATGCAAGCAAAAAAAGTCCAACATATGGTTCTCTCTAAATGCACCTTACAAGATCATCCCTTgacatttttttcttattcattTGGCTAAATGTTCTGTTGCCAGCATTAGAAATTTTACTATGTTGATCTGTTTTGTTGCTTGATGACCTAGTATTCAGCGGTGTTTAGTGTTAACCCTCTGGGTCATGTGGTATTGACTTGAGCTCCTGTTGTCTTGGTCTATGTTGACGTATTAATTTTTTTGTACCTTCATGACTAACTCCCTTAATGCTTTCTTGCACTAATGGGTACCAAAACAAACCCTTGTTCACAGGATACATTTGAGTTTCTTAATATCATGCAAGTGCATGGGTTCCCCAAGGTGATGGGAGTGCTTACGCATCTTGATAAGTTTAAAGATGTGAAGAAACTCAGGAAAACTAAGCAGCGCCTTAAGCATCGATTCTGGGCTGAAATAAAGGAGGGAGCAAAACTATTCTATTTGTCAGGTCTCATTCATGGAAAGTAAGTTGCTTTCTTCTTTCAGACTGTTATTTTCTAGTTAGATAACTGGAATATCAAACCATATGCTTATGCCAGTTTGTACCAGTTTGATCTCACCATATTTTAAATGGGTCACTACCCTTTGGCTTCTCTCATGGTGTGGCGTCATGATGCAGATGTATATTACCCGGCTCAGTGCGTCATTGTGGTGAAATATTTGTTTAGATCTGTGACCATTTGGCATTTGAATTTTATGCAGATACACAAAAAGAGAAGTACATAATCTGGCAAGATTCATCTCTGTTATCAAGCCTGTCCCGTTGAGTTGGCGGATGGCACATCCTTATTTGTTAGTTGATAGATTTGAAGATGTGACCCCTCCAGAAAGTATGCGCCTGAACAGAAAGTGTGATAGAAAAATAACATTATATGGTTACCTTCGTGGCTGTAATATGAAAAGAGGGACCAAGGTAAACATTTGTTGTTCCAATGTTCCTTTAGTTAGCCCCTCACTTCTGCCCTAAAGCGTCATGAAACAGCTTGGAGTGTTTCTTTTGCCGACAAGTGCACTTGTGTGATATTAAGATGCACAATAATTTATGCAGGTGCATATCACAGGCGCAGGTGATTTCAGCTTGTCTGGGGTGACGAGTTTGGCTGATCCTTGCCCTTTGCCATCAGCTGCAAAGAAGAGAGGATTGCGTGACAAGGAAAAGCTGTTCTATGCACCAATGTCTGGTCTTGGGGATCTACTTTATGACAAGGATGCGGTTTATATCAATATCAATGATCACCTTGTTCAGTTTTCAAAGAGTGATGACAATGATGTGCCTAGAAAGCAAGGTATGGCTAGAGTATAAGCTATCCGTACCCAACACCGAGCCCCTATTTCATTCATTGCAGCGCTTAATGAGTTTCTTGAAGTATGCTTATCAATAGTAATGCTATCCTGATGGAAGTGCCATGCTTAAATATGCTTTTAACAAGAATTTTGGCCATCAAGCTGAAAAGTTTGCTTCTGTTTCTTTGTTCATTAACTTATTTAGTATGCTATTCAGAAGAATGGCTTCGCTTTGAATTGTTTCATATGCTGGATTGTGATTTGAGGCTGGCGGTTACacacatggttggtgcatctgaGCGACTATAGAATGTGGAGCTTTTAAAATCATGTTATATTATATGTGCACTGATGCTGGGATTGGATTAACTTTAGTTTTTCATCTAGATACCTGACTCTCGATTGTTAACTTCAGTTGGCACTTATGCCCTTCTAAATTATTTGATGTACTGCTTGCCTATTGCTTTGCAGGGAAGGGTAATGATGTTGGTGTGTCCCTGGTAAAAACACTTCAGAACACGAGATACTCCCTTGATGAAAAGTTGGAACAGAGTTTTATAAATTTCTTTGGTAGAGGGCCTGCTGCTCAATCGGAAAACAGTGACGCAGAAGGCAATGTCATCCCTGCAAGACAGAATGACCAGGGAGGTGCAAACAATTTGGAGCAAGTAGATGGTGTTAACATTAGTAATGCAGACACCATGGAGAGCAGTGGACATTCTGAATGCTTTAGTGATAGTGAAGAGGATAATGACGATGGTATTCAGCTAAGCAACCGTGATGTTGACTTAAGGGAACAGGTGGAATTTTGCAACGGAAGATTGAGGCGAAAAGCTGTATCAGCTAATTTTAAAGATGATGTTGATGAGGAGGTTTACCATTTTCCCTTATTTCCTATCAATGAATGGCATTCTTTCTCGATTTCTGTTTCATATTTAGTTTATGATGTCTTTTAGAGCATGGCTTTATTTTTAGGAAATAGGTCTATTTCTTTTGACAAAGTATGCATTTGTTTGTAGTACGTAACCTAGCCAGGAAATGTATAAGTTGTTATAGCCGTTGATAAGTTCGCTGGTCCAGATTGGGAAGTATATTTAGTTATCTTTAAgctttataaaagtattttaatCCTTTATTTACGTTATAGGGTATTGATGGAGATGACAGTGATAATGAGGACTCTGGCGATGACCACTTATCCGGAGGTTCTGTATCATCTGATGATAGTGGAGAAGCTACTGATTCAGGTACTGTCTTCACATAAACAAACGGACATCTTGGTTGCTGCACTGACCCATGCCACACTTAGAGATCCTTGCTGCTAATTTCTTTGCTGAAACTATTATCTTTGCAAATAGAAGTCAGTTTTTTGTTTTGacagctatttttttttcccattttcCTATTTTAGATGATGAAACTGAAAACACTTCGAAGTGGAAAGAATCCTTGCTTGCTAGAACACTGTCCAGACGCAGTGCCAACCTGATGCAACTTGTTTACGGACAACCTTCTTCAAAGTTAGACAGTGCGGCATCAGGAGCAAATGACAGTAGTGAAGCAGATAGCTCAGATGAAGAATTTTTCATTCCAAAAGGACAGAAGAAGGTAATTGTGTGCTACGCTATAATTTTTTGTAGGATAAATTATCCCTTTTCTCTTGCTTCAATTGATAAGTTAATGTGTTAAGAAAGAGATTTTTAGAGGAGGTAAGTTAATGAATCCCTCTTATCCTAACATAATACCATTCTCCCTCTGTCTGTTGGGGGCAACAGAAGTATCAATGACCAAGTGCGCTGTTGGCTTTTGGATCCTTCTTTATTCTGTCTTGTAATTTCCCTCATTTTTTTTGGCTGAACATTCTCCCATTTCTTGTGTGTGTAGTACCTGGCATAATTTGTTTAATGCACACGGTTGCTGCTAGTTTATTAGTTTTAACATAAATGTGGGTTTATGATTCGCAGCAAGCAAAGAGTGAGTTACCAAGCTTTGATGATATAGATGTTGAGGATTACTCCAAGTTTTTCAAAGCGGAGCTAAGAGATTGGTCTAATGATGATCTCATCAATAGCATCCGTGATCGTTTTGTGACTGGAAATTGGTCAAAAGCTGCTCTAAGAGGACAGGACTTAAATGAAAATGGAGAGGATGCTGAAGAAATATATGGTGATTTTGAAGATCTTGAGACTGGTGAGGTACATAAGAGCCAGGCAGATGAAAATGCTGAAGGAAATGGTGATGTGCACAAAGAAGATGGCctagaagaagaaagaagactGAAGAAGCTTGCACTTAAATCAAAATTTGATGCACAATATCCTTAATATGTTGTCGATGTTTCATTTCATTCTCcacttatatttatttttttgggtGGGGTGGGGGCAGGACTGTTACTGCCATGCTATTTCTATTTTCATTTGTAGTTTATGCTGGGAAATTATCTACATGCTCTTTTTACTTGACCTttttattgttttatttttaaagtACTTTTTATATCCATTTCTCCTTTGATTCTTTGACTGAAACCTACGTATGATGGATCCGACCTCTCTGGTGAGGAAGTTGATAATGACAAGAAGAAATCCAGACGAGAACAATCTAATGAAGGGGGCTATTTTGACAAAGTATACCATAATGCTCTTTGCTTGTTGCTTCTTTGAGGCTCTTCGCTTTATTCCAAGGTACTGATTAACTTTTACACATTCATCAGTTAAAGGAGGAAATGGAAATTCGCAAGCAAATGAATATATCTGAACTCAACGATCTGGATGAAGATACCCGAGTAGAAATTGAAGGATTCAGGACTGGCACTTACGTCAGATTAGAGGTACATGGCGTGCCGTTTGAGCTCGTTGAGCATTTTGATCCTCGCCATCCCATTCTTGTTGGTGGTATTGGCCTTGGTGAGGATAATACTGGATACATGCAGGTcagctatttttttctttttcttgtcctATTTTCGGCATACCATAGTCATGCTTATGTGAAGAATATAAAATGTTTATTGTTTCTGTGGTGGTATGCATCTCTTTCCATTCACCTGCCTGggcttgatttttttaattcaatgcTAGGAGTTGGAATTGGGATAATATGCTAGTGGCCTGACATGAATAAGATGATGGTGTGGTTAGTTTGTCGATCTTGGCGATCAATTTGTGATATATCAATAGAATAATTTATTTGGATCCTCCATGTTTGgtgggtattactccaatcagaagaaagaaagggagaaaaTCAATACTGCTTATGTGGTGTACTCTGATTATAATGGTGCAGATTAAGCAGATATAGCCATATaggtattagagttgttgcagtTCTATAACGGAAAACGAGTACATGTGTGTGCTCAGTTATAAGTGCTTTTCTTATATATAACAAATATAACTTCGTTTTCAAACAAAGATGTGTATTATACGGTTATACCTCCTATGACTGGTTTGTTATTGCAGTAGTGAATTTCTGAATATAACAATCATTCACATGAATGTTTCTGTCTTGTTGTTAGTGGTTCACATATGCCTTTTTCAACCGTCATGTAGGCTAGCTTGAAGCGCCACAGGTGGCACAGGAAAGTACTGAAGACAAGGGACCCAATCATTGTCTCAATTGGATGGAGGCGATTCCAAACGACTCCTGTGTATGCAATAGAGGATCGGAATGGTCGACATCGCATGCTCAAGTATACACCTGAGCATATGCATTGCTTTGCTATGTTTTGGGGGCCACTTGCTCCACCAAAAAGTGGTGTATTAGCAGTCCAGAATCTTTCTAGCAACAAGGTAGATTCAATGATCTGTTTACATTAGTCGATGCATGATTAGAGGTGCAGAGGAAATATGTAGGTTTAGCGCTTCCACAGGCTAATGCCATGTTATTGACTTATTGTACAGACTTATGCCATGTACCACCTTTCCTACCTTGTTTGGGTTacttctctctcaaaaaaaataaaataataataatggcTTTGCCTGACAGTAACAACCATAATTTTAGGTGACTGCAGCTGTTGAAAAGTATATAACTGATTACAGTCTTGTAAAAATCAGtcataaccaacaacaacaacaaagccttttttGTCCCAAGATGAAGCAAGTTGTAAAAATCAAACATAGCTGATCAAATAAATTCCACAATTGTTGTGTTACCATCAAGACATTGACTCTGCCCTAGGCTTCTCTTTGTATCTATGTTTCATCCTCTCACTTGTAAGACAAATAGTGTACCTGGTTTCTTTGTATTGGAAGTGGGGTCTCGTTTCTCTGAAGAAGGTTAATGGCTATATGAATGCTACACAAATCCGAAAGCTAGTCAAGAGTGGGCAGAATTTTAGTTGATGAATGTGTTTAATGATGTCTGTTTTAACAAGAATGATGTTGAGAAGTAGGGGACATTAAGGCTGCCATTTTAACATGTAACTCAGGACCACTTCAAAGTACTTTCCGTTAACGGAAAGGTTATGCGTACGGCTGGGCCTTACGACGACCGGTATCACTACAGTACCCCTGTGGGTACTGTAGCTGCGCGGTTTGCCTGGTCAGATGGCTGGGTCCCAAGACCCAGTCGTACGTATAGCAGCACCCTTCCGTTAATATGTTGTTTGTCGTTTTTTTACATATTCATTTTTTATGTGCCTGGACTTATATGCTTTGCAACAATGTTTACCCATCTGCCCAGGTGCCATTTAAGATAACTGCAACAGGCTGGATTCAAGAATTCAACAATACTGCCCGAATTGTGAAGAAGATCAAGCTCACAGGTGTACCATGCAAGATATTTAAAAAAACCGCTCTGGTCAAAGGGATGTTCACATCTGATTTAGAGGTTGCTAGGTTTGAAGGTGCGTCCATTCGGACAGTAAGTGGAATCCGAGGACAAGTTAAAAAGgtaatacatatttttttttgcttgaaaTCACATACTATTGTGTTTATATCATCTTAAGAGTTTCTAGACTAACCATAAAAATTTATGCCTATATAGATTCTTGATGTTTTTATGCTGTTGCAATTTCTTTGTCTTCTGATTGGTACGACAGCTGGGTATGTCAATAGATTCCTAGAGTAGGAGAATGAAAGACTTTCTACATTCCTAAGCCGACTGAGGATATCTAAATTGTTGTCACCCTTATACCTTCCTCAGGTATCATTCCAATAAATTGACAACTTCGGGACTAAGGACTAGTAGTTAATTATTTATTCGAATGAGTAATCAATTAATTAAGAAATAAGAGGGAAAAGGGCATGCAGGCACCCCGACGGATTTATGTTTATTTGCAGAACTGGGTCATATTTAGTCTTTATGCATATGCACATAAGTAgcatttttctttgagttgcCAATGAAGATTGAAGAGGAAATTCTTGGATGATCACACATGCAAGTTGAtgatttcatgaattttgggtTAATGCAGCTGTTTAACTGTACATATACGAAAGTAACCTTTCATTCATGACAGGCTGCCAAGATCGAGGCGGGAGATAtgccaaaaagaaaaggggaaagtGCAGAAGGAATTGCAAGGTGCACTTTCGAGGACAGAATTCTTATGAGTGACATTGTCTTCTTGCGTGCCTGGGTCAACGTTGAAGTTCCCACATACTGTAACCTTGTTACTACTGCTCTGCAACCCCGAGAGCAGACCTGGCAAGGCATGAGAACGACTGCTGAGTTGCGGAGGGCACACAATATACCTATTCCACACAATAAAGACTCAGTTTACAAGGTTCTCTGCCTTATTTTGTTTTCgcataactttgttttattattagtCTAATATTGTATTATCTCCTTTTTCAGCCTATTGAGCGGAAACCACGGAAGTTCAATCCTGTAGAGATCCCTGCAAAGCTGCAGCATTTACTTCCTTTTAAATCTAAGCCAAAGGATAGACCTAAGCAGAAGAAAGCGCCAATTGGAAACAGGGTACCAGTACTTATGGAACCCAGTGAGAAGAAGAAATATGCAGCGCTACAACAGCTAATTCTACTAAAACATGAGAAGGTAATATCTTATGTGCACAGCAACTGATGTTATTTTCGGGTGTAGttctgctgcttcttgctcatTACTCTCTCGGATTCTTgcaggcaaggaagaagaaaattaaGGAACAGCAGAAGAAGAAAGCATACGAGGCAGAGAAAGCCAAGACTGAACAAGTACAGAAGAAACGACAGCGGGAGGAGAGGCGCGAGAGATATCGGGAAGAGGataaacaaaagaaacgtgcgcgcAGATAAGTGCCAAGAGCACAAGAAAGGGTCTATACACAAGGAGCCCCAGGAGGCTTCGAGGCACGCCAACCAGAGTATGGCTTTTTTGTACACAACATATACTCCAGCGTGAGTCTGTTTGGAGTCACATAACAGGACCTTAATCAGGGCAGAATTCAACTGGCGGCACTACTCTAGGTGGAGAGACGTGTAGTATGTGCGTTAGTATTAACGTGTGATCTGTTTGTACAAACTGTAAAGGCGTAACGGGAAATTATTCGTTGCGCCTGCTGTGCCTGATTGCCGACTGAAAATAGAATGGGCGAGTTGCCCCGCTGTAGTTCATCTGTACGATAGAGCAGATTTCAGTGGTTCTGCTAGATGTATTACGGGCTAGGTACGCCTGTTCGTTGGTATggtttatttatgttttcttcAGTGAATACTACTGTTAATTTATGAAATCAGAAGGATCTTGCATAAATTGTATGGGCTTAAATCAGCCAGAGTCATGTTTTTGAGCAGATGGCCGCGTTCCTGGCCCAACGGGAGACCAACTGCAGCGATGTAATTTCTTTTTTGAACTCTGATGAATAAGTGAAGAACACACGGTGACAGGAGAGATCAGACCCGTGAGAATTCTACGTGGCGCTTATGCTCATAGAAATATTCGCTTTTCCTTTTTTAGTCCAAATATTCTCCTCCTCTTAAAGTCATACAAATATTCTTAGCAAACAGATAAAAGAAGATACATTAACGGCGGTATCAAACAGCTTGGCATGACAATGCAGTCGCGAGGGAACCGGTTCCTCTGACGTAGTCGTTTTTACGTCAGAGGGACGTTGAAGCCGGGAGGAACGTCCGACGAGAATCAAATGGTTGTGCTCGTTCGGTCGTTGCTCAGGGCTCTCGCTCACGCGTGGTCGGACGCTTGTTGGGGCTCGTTCACGCGGGTTGGCTCGGCCTGGGCTGAGCTGAGCTCATGAGCGCTGCCGCTGCTAGCTGCTACAGTAAAAAGCTAGATAATCTGGCTATGCAAGTTAGAACTAGTTCATTCACAatcttgtaaaaattatagaaaaataattacaactcagaaaaatgtgaaataaattttgttagttttgtattcATCGGtcatacatgttaaaaatatgcgggctcatgaaaatgttaaaaattatgaaacaaatattcatatttgtatgaatgatgtttttttattgtaaacatattggtttgagttgaatttttttagagagatagattatagcatcctctaaaacatacttttttaaaaaaaaatcatgactatttcgatattgtttggaattttgagagcaatataACGCAGTGAAGAAATGTCACAAATGCCTTTGGGTGCCCTCGGTTGTTTAACATTCGATTGGACTTGTAAttcattttgaaatataaaaattcataaagaaaatttaaaagATACATCATTCATATAAATTTGaatatttgtttcataatttttaacatttttatgagcccatatatttttaacatgtatgaCCGATgaatacaaaactaacaaaatttatttcacatttttccgagttgtaattatttttctatgatttttacaaaattgtgAATGAATTAGTTCTAACTTGCATAGCCAACTTATCTAGCTTTTTTACTGTAGCAGCTAGCAGCGGCAGCGCTCATGAGCTCAGCTCAGCCGAGGCCGAGCCAACCCGCGCGAACGAGCCCCAACGAGCGTCCGACCACGCGTGAGCGAGCCCCGAGCAACGACTGAGCGAATACAGCCGTTTGATTCTCGTCGGACGTTCCTCCCGACTTCAACGTCCCTCACGTAAAAATAACTACGTCAGAGGAACCGGTTCCAGTCGCGAGAGGGGCGCGGGTCAAAGCGACCTCGTCAGGGGAGACGACACGAGGCTAGAGGAGGGGCGGTGGGCGTCACGATATCCAGAACACCCATGCACGTTAGTAGGGCCCACCCGCGGCCCGCTCCATTCCGGACGTCCGATGCATCGCCGTCACCGGACTAAGCGCGTCGGGCACCAACCAATCAGCGGCGGGCCCCGCGCGGAGCCGGGCTGGCTCACAGCTTGCATTTGGCAGCTGCTGGCCCTGCTGCCGTTTGCAGCCTGGCCATTCGAGTCGCCTCCGCCATTCGGCCGTCACACTCGCTGACTCCTGGGCCCTGTGCCCGGACCCACGCGTCACTGGAGCCCACTCAGCAGTCGGCTGcattccttaaaaaaaaaaccaatcgGCTGTCAACACTAACAGACGGTGCGCGTTAGTACCTGACCTCATGAAAACCTCTCCTCGTCCGCGGCCGGCAACGGTCGCTGACAGGCGGGCCCCGCACCCGCACATGGCCGCGACTCCCACCACCGCGTCGCCGCTGCCGGGAAAGCTAAAAAGTCCAACCGAAACCAGAGTCATCAGTAACCCCCAAACGGGACGCGCAACGATAGCTTAGCTGAGCACGACAGTGCCAGCTCGTGAGCTGTCCACCACTCCCCGCACCACCCCACCCTCGCGCAAGCACCTCGCCACTGCGCAGGGGGTCCACCCATTCCGCCCCCACCCGCCAGTGAGACCACCGGAAACGCATGCCGCACCGGCGCGGCGGTAACAAATGGAGTTGACAGCACGAGCGAGCGGGCAAGCGACCGCGCGGTAGAGTCGAGCGGGCTCTCTCCTGTCCCACTTTAATGCCGCGCCCGTAATCCCGAGGCTTCCCCCACCTTAACGCCACCACACCTCCTCCCCGTCTGCGGCTGCCTGCCACATTCCCCtctgtcctcctcctcccccaagCTCCAAGCAAATCTCGCCTCCCCTGCCTCGCGTAACGCTCGGCTCCACCCCAGATCGGCGCGGCGGCGCCGCTTGATGCCCGATCTGTGAGAGGGACCCCACCATGAGAGCCTTTCGGCTAGTCGCGCTGCTCCTGGCCGCCTGCGCGGCGGTGGCGTGGGCGCAAGCGGCGGGAGGCGGCAACTCCACCGCGTTCGTGCCGCGAGACGACATCCTGCTGGACTGCGGCGCGACGGGGCAGGGCAACGACACGGACGGGCGGGTGTGGACCGGGGATGCGGGCTCCAAGTACGCTCCCCCTGGCAACCTCGCCTCGGCCGTCCCGGCGGCGACGCAGAACCCCTCGGTGCCGCAGGTGCCCTACCTCACTGCGCGGGTTTCTGCGTCCCCCTTCACCTACTCCTTCCCGCTCGGCCCTGGTCGTAAGTTCCTCAGGCTCCACTTCTACCCGGCCAACTACACAAATCGCGACGCCGCCGACGCGCTCTTCTCCGTCTCCGTCGCCGGGGGCAAGTTCACTCTCCTCTCCAACTTCAGCGCATACCAGACCGCCACCGCGCTCAACTTCGACTACCTCGTCCGGGAGTTCTCCGTCAACGTCACCTCCCCGACGCTCGAACTCACCTTCACCCCGGAGAAGGGCCGTCCCAACGCATACGCGTTCATCAACGGCATCGAGGTCGTCTCCTCCCCGGACCTCTTCGACATCTCCACCCCGAACATGATCACTGGGGACGGCAACCCCCAGCCGTTCCCGATCGATGCTGGTGCTGCTATGCAGACCATGTACCGGTTAAACGTCGGGGGCCAGGCAATCTCCCCCTCCAGGGACACTGGCGGCTACCGGTCCTGGGACGACGACTCACTGTACATATACGGCGCCGGGTTTGGGGTCACCTACCCGAACGATAGCAACGTCACCATCACGTACCCGGACAATGTGCCGCAGTATGTGGCGCCGGTGGATGTCTACTCCACTGCGCGCTCAATGGGGCCGGACAAGAATGTGAACTTGAACTACAATCTCACATGGATCATGCAGGTGGATGCTGGCTTCTTTTACCTTGTCAGGCTGCATTTCTGTGAGATACAAAGCCCTATCACTAAGGCCAATCAGCGGGTGTTTGACATTTACATCAACAATCAAACAGCCATGAAGGGTGCTGATGTGATTGCATGGGCAACCATGGGTGGTGCTACTACTGGTCTTGGCAGTCCGGTGTATCAGGACTATGTGGTGAGCACATTGGGTTCAGGGGCCATGGATTTATGGGTGGCTCTCCATCCGGATGTTGACTCAAAGCCACAAATAT of Phragmites australis chromosome 3, lpPhrAust1.1, whole genome shotgun sequence contains these proteins:
- the LOC133912447 gene encoding ribosome biogenesis protein bms1-like; the encoded protein is MAPADAVGEQPHKAHRQHKSGAKARKKKGKGKGDDAGGEQKNPKAFAFQSATKAKRLQARSAEIEQRRLHVPIMDRSIGEPPPFVVVVQGPPRVGKSLLIKCLVKHYTKQNLSEVCGPITVVSGKSRRVQFLECPNDINGMIDAAKIADLALLLIDGSYGFEMDTFEFLNIMQVHGFPKVMGVLTHLDKFKDVKKLRKTKQRLKHRFWAEIKEGAKLFYLSGLIHGKYTKREVHNLARFISVIKPVPLSWRMAHPYLLVDRFEDVTPPESMRLNRKCDRKITLYGYLRGCNMKRGTKVHITGAGDFSLSGVTSLADPCPLPSAAKKRGLRDKEKLFYAPMSGLGDLLYDKDAVYININDHLVQFSKSDDNDVPRKQGKGNDVGVSLVKTLQNTRYSLDEKLEQSFINFFGRGPAAQSENSDAEGNVIPARQNDQGGANNLEQVDGVNISNADTMESSGHSECFSDSEEDNDDGIQLSNRDVDLREQVEFCNGRLRRKAVSANFKDDVDEEGIDGDDSDNEDSGDDHLSGGSVSSDDSGEATDSDDETENTSKWKESLLARTLSRRSANLMQLVYGQPSSKLDSAASGANDSSEADSSDEEFFIPKGQKKQAKSELPSFDDIDVEDYSKFFKAELRDWSNDDLINSIRDRFVTGNWSKAALRGQDLNENGEDAEEIYGDFEDLETGEVHKSQADENAEGNGDVHKEDGLEEERRLKKLALKSKFDAQYDGSDLSGEEVDNDKKKSRREQSNEGGYFDKLKEEMEIRKQMNISELNDLDEDTRVEIEGFRTGTYVRLEVHGVPFELVEHFDPRHPILVGGIGLGEDNTGYMQASLKRHRWHRKVLKTRDPIIVSIGWRRFQTTPVYAIEDRNGRHRMLKYTPEHMHCFAMFWGPLAPPKSGVLAVQNLSSNKVPFKITATGWIQEFNNTARIVKKIKLTGVPCKIFKKTALVKGMFTSDLEVARFEGASIRTVSGIRGQVKKAAKIEAGDMPKRKGESAEGIARCTFEDRILMSDIVFLRAWVNVEVPTYCNLVTTALQPREQTWQGMRTTAELRRAHNIPIPHNKDSVYKPIERKPRKFNPVEIPAKLQHLLPFKSKPKDRPKQKKAPIGNRVPVLMEPSEKKKYAALQQLILLKHEKARKKKIKEQQKKKAYEAEKAKTEQVQKKRQREERRERYREEDKQKKRARR